In Brachionichthys hirsutus isolate HB-005 chromosome 5, CSIRO-AGI_Bhir_v1, whole genome shotgun sequence, a single genomic region encodes these proteins:
- the fam169b gene encoding protein FAM169B produces MALQSREKQGEFTEVSAAPERRRYPVDLPALDEAGVTSSSEQYLSSLESTAHYNNSDVFQSLQTSKVAITASNVRRVQLFEDGPDCTLLALHRPDDPTQVVALYLHEDWWCVDDVLRTSSESRSGLLTVRSLMERVIVFLLSQVLERSSEEEALFSPHPRTESCKLLWRGGEAVGFYTIKHKGSLCDSWNGQGYLLPVLDTVLVRKRWRRRGFGLQMLEDFCSLFNSDKFLGVSVPLSPRMVAVCRRFLQQHEEQRERLYEVEAPGCWTQRRNIWLKIQLGRYSLCVSGESSSASASRDEDDSSQKAVNRKLDSTSFCTGSEDIPPPVGSSMEQIKPCDSSQEGRSPSSKISETGCNLPAHTDNLNSEPPTRPTKPLNTIQSQTSKSSQSAESGTEKSEGGTIVKSVKRIRRF; encoded by the exons ATGGCGCTGCAATCCAGAGAAAAACAAGGAGAGTTTACGGAAGTCTCAG CCGCACCTGAGAGGAGGAGGTACCCTGTCGACCTTCCGGCTTTGGATGAGGCTGGCGTGACGTCATCGTCTGAACAGTATCTCTCGTCTTTGGAGTCGACAGCTCATTATAATAATAGTGACGTATTTCAATCCTTGCAGACTTCAAAG GTGGCGATAACAGCGAGCAACGTGAGGCGGGTGCAGCTCTTTGAAGACGGGCCCGACTGTACGCTGCTGGCGCTCCACCGGCCCGATGATCCAACGCAAG TGGTGGCTTTATACCTGCATGAGGACTGGTGGTGCGTGGACGACGTCCTGAGGACAAGCAGCGAATCCAGAAGTGGATTGTTGACG GTGCGGTCGCTTATGGAGAGGGTGATCGTGTTCCTGCTTAGTCAAGTACTGGAGAGGTCCTCAGAGGAGGAGGCATTGTTCTCCCCGCACCCCCGCACAGAGAGCTGCAAGCTGCTGTGGAGAGGGGGCGAGGCGGTCGGCTTTTACACCATCAAACATAAAG GCAGCCTGTGTGACAGCTGGAACGGCCAAGGCTACCTGCTGCCTGTTCTGGACACAGTGCTGGTGAGGaagcgctggaggaggagaggcttcGGTCTTCAGATGCTGGAGGACTTCTGCTCTCTGTTTAACTCAGACAAGTTTCTGGGAGTCAGCGTTCCGTTATCACCCAGAATGGTGGCAG TGTGCCGGAggttcctgcagcagcacgaGGAGCAACGGGAGCGTCTGTATGAGGTGGAAGCACCAGGGTGCTGGACTCAGCGAAGAAACATCTGGCTTAAAATCCAGCTGGGCCGATATTCCCTCT GTGTCAGCGGGGAGAGCAGTTCAGCGTCAGCATCGAGGGACGAAGACGACTCATCTCAGAAG GCTGTCAACAGAAAACTGGACTCGACTTCTTTCTGCACCGGCAGTGAGGACATTCCACCACCTGTAGGCTCCTCTATGGAACAAATCAAACCTTGTGATTCGAGCCAGGAAGGAAGGTCCCCAAGCAGCAAAATCTCTGAGACAGGATGCAACCTTCCAGCCCACACTGACAATTTGAACTCTGAACCTCCCACCAGACCGACAAAGCCCCTAAACACAATACAAAGTCAAACGTCCAAGTCCTCACAATCTGCAGAGTCTGGCACAGAGAAATCAGAGGGCGGGACAATAGTAAAAAGTGTTAAACGAATCAGACGGTTCTGA
- the LOC137893880 gene encoding arpin-like isoform X1, with translation MSRIYANASLQNKPVHNENFDGVWSPSGFESGQGLLVEGKLLDVSRHVIIDSKNQKARFYVLYLKPRRIHQRKFDASGREIEPNFTDTQKVNTGYLMSSYRVEAKGKSDRLSEMQLSAGVNKAALAKITDQHRPAGTWAFWYPESEMDKTELETGQDVRLKTRGDSPFIFSLAKVDGGTVTKCNFAGDEQARASWTDKIMANKAGAVDAPGGEGEGAEEEEWED, from the exons ATGAGCCGAATTTACGCAAACGCGTCGCTCCAGAACAAACCAGTGCACAATGAGAACTTTGACGGCGTGTGGTCTCCGTCTGGGTTTGAAAG TGGCCAGGGCTTGCTTGTTGAAGGAAAGCTGCTGGATGTCTCCAGACATGTAATCATTGACAGCAAGAATCAAAAG GCTCGTTTTTACGTGCTGTACCTAAAACCTCGCAGAATCCATCAGAGGAAGTTCGACGCCAGTGGGAGGGAGATTGAGCCGAACTTTACTGACACGCAGAAGGTCAACACTGGTTACCTGATGTCTTCCTACAG GGTGGAAGCTAAGGGGAAGTCAGACCGACTTTCAGAGATGCAGCTATCAGCAGGGGTGAATAAAGCAGCGCTGGCGAAGATAACCGATCAGCACCGGCCTGCCGGGACCTGGGCTTTCTGGTACCCAGAGTCAGAGATGGATAAAACCGAGCTGGAAACAGGACAGGATGTCCGACTGAAGACGAGAGGAGACAGTCCTTTCATTT TCTCCTTGGCCAAAGTGGATGGTGGCACGGTGACAAAGTGTAACTTTGCTGGAGATGAACAAGCCAGAGCATCGTGGACGGACAAGATTATGGCCAACAAAGCGGGTGCGGTCGACGCtcctggaggagagggggagggagcagaggaggaggaatgg GAGGACTGA
- the LOC137893697 gene encoding aminopeptidase N-like, which yields MAKGSTISKTLAATFVILTASTIAGIVTMIALYQSQISLQNPSPRPTLGPTTTVAPPVMRLPKNLIPHSYKIFLQPHLYSRIIELENVTSPNQTMSFSGNTTIYFDCVEPTSTIFLQSLDLTIAGEAVVTNKKTNDRMRVREVIHHNNQSNFLEIQLEKDLEAGEMHSLFLAFTGQIDVIDALYASTYEEETPADEYGTSTLRYLVATNMEPTHARKVFPCFDEPEMKAVFNVTIIHRLKTIALGNEKKIVTNIIDDDWQYTIFNPTPRMSTYLFAFTVSEFTESASSPHERVVIKTYARPDAIEAGQAEYASNITGKILTFFEDYFGSKYQMKELDQIALPDLRPAAMENWGLVTYQEGALLYEEGVSSLMHKRIIATTIAHELAHQWFGNLVTMKWWNQIWLNEGFASYMSYIAVDSIEPSFQMKVLGFMNDLHIAFEEDSLVSSHPLNPPQEDFQTYYDIVQLFDDITYIKGALVVRMLQDLVGEKPFQNAIKAYLSEFKYKNVDQNDLWKSIQKAVDEDAGHMNVAQVMNTWTDQTGYPVITINTTNGEIYQKHFLFNDSAESSHWWYIPIRVMSNTTKPSIIWLTSKDAVKKNELISKRGEWILVNVNCTGYYRVNYDLENWDRLLRQMEIDTNRIPLLNRGQLIDDAFNLARAKRVDVSLALNSTRFLRNETAYLPWESAIRNLKYFVYMFDRTEVYGPMQAYFKQQVKVLYNSLRNYTDKSEIPEDHALQILQILAVRVACASGLPECMEMASKWFATWMNNGTNRIHPNLRIPIYCYAIAAGGRKEWEFAWNKFQNTSDVAEKYQLRYGLSCTTKIWLLNRYLEYTLDPDRIRLMEAVSTVNYIAKNVAGQALAWNFIRAHWDYLGQLGGSMLITGVTSRFSKQFELEELERFASDYDLGSAAMTVAQAIEQTRVNIQWVNEYKDTILEWFEREASS from the exons ATGGCCAAAGGTTCCACCATATCCAAGACTCTTGCCGCAACCTTCGTCATCCTCACCGCCTCTACCATCGCTGGTATTGTCACCATGATTGCTTTGTACCAATCTCAGATCTCTTTACAGAACCCGTCGCCCCGCCCAACCTTAGGGCCCACCACCACCGTAGCACCACCGGTCATGAGGCTGCCGAAGAATCTCATCCCTCACAGCTACAAGATCTTCCTCCAGCCCCACCTGTACTCCCGAATCATCGAGCTGGAAAATGTCACCAGTCCCAACCAGACGATGTCTTTCTCCGGGAACACCACGATCTACTTTGACTGCGTTGAGCCAACCAGTACGATCTTTCTCCAGAGCTTGGATCTGACTATTGCTGGAGAAGCAGTGGTGACGAACAAGAAAACCAATGACAGGATGCGTGTTCGCGAAGTGATCCACCACAATAACCAAAGTAACTTCCTTGAGATTCAGTTGGAGAAGGATTTGGAGGCAGGAGAAATGCACAGTTTGTTTCTGGCTTTCACGGGACAAATAGATGTTATCGATGCTCTATATGCAAGCACCTACGAAGAAGAGACTCCAGCTGATGAATATGGTACAAGTACACTAAG ATACTTAGTGGCAACCAACATGGAACCAACGCATGCCAGGAAGGTCTTTCCATGTTTCGACGAGCCAGAGATGAAGGCTGTGTTTAACGTCACCATCATCCACAGACTAAAGACGATAGCTCTAGGAAACGAGAAGAAGATTG TCACCAATATTATCGACGACGATTGGCAGTACACGATTTTCAACCCAACGCCGAGGATGTCGACGTATTTGTTCGCCTTCACGGTCTCAGAGTTCACAGAATCAGCATCCTCCCCTCACGAGCGGGTGGTGATTAAA ACGTACGCTCGTCCGGATGCTATCGAAGCGGGACAAGCCGAGTACGCGTCCAACATCACAGGGAAGATTCTGACATTCTTCGAGGATTACTTTGGAAGTAAATACCAAATGAAAGAACTAG ATCAAATTGCACTGCCAGACCTGCGTCCTGCAGCAATGGAGAACTGGGGACTTGTCACCTACCAGGAAGGAGCTCTGCTTTACGAGGAAGGGGTTTCTTCGCTAATGCACAAGCGAATAATCGCCACTACCATTGCGCATGAACTGGCACACCAG TGGTTTGGAAATCTGGTGACGATGAAATGGTGGAACCAAATTTGGCTGAATGAGGGCTTCGCCAGTTACATGTCCTACATTGCAGTGGACTCCATTGAGCCGTCATTTCAAATG aaagTGTTAGGGTTTATGAACGACCTGCACATAGCATTTGAGGAAGATTCCCTGGTTTCATCCCATCCGCTCAATCCCCCGCAGGAGGACTTCCAGACATATTATGACATCGTTCAGCTGTTTGACGATATAACCTACATAAAG GGGGCACTTGTGGTGAGAATGCTGCAAGACCTTGTGGGAGAAAAGCCTTTCCAGAATGCGATCAAA gcGTACCTTTCAGAGTTTAAATACAAAAACGTTGACCAAAACGACCTCTGGAAATCTATACAAAAG GCTGTTGATGAGGATGCTGGTCACATGAACGTTGCCCAG GTGATGAACACCTGGACAGACCAAACCGGCTACCCAGTCATCACCATCAACACTACCAATGGCGAAATATATCAgaagcacttcctgttcaaTGACTCTGCTGAATCAAG TCACTGGTGGTACATTCCGATCAGAGTCATGTCCAACACAACTAAGCCTTCTATAATCTGGTTGACATCCAAGGATGCAG taaagaaaaatgaattAATTTCGAAGAGAGGAGAATGGATCCTCGTAAATGTCAACTGCACTGGATACTACAGAGTGAATTACGACCTTGAGAACTGGGATCGCCTCCTGAGACAAATGGAGATCGACACCAAT CGGATCCCACTGTTGAACAGAGGGCAGCTTATCGATGACGCGTTTAACTTGGCAAG GGCCAAACGTGTCGACGTGAGTCTGGCTCTCAATTCCACTCGTTTCCTGCGGAACGAGACGGCGTACCTTCCATGGGAATCAGCGATCAGGAACTTGAAGTACTTTGTCTACATGTTTGACCGCACTGAGGTCTATGGACCCATGCAG GCATACTTCAAGCAACAGGTTAAGGTCCTGTACAACTCCTTAAGGAACTACACGGACAAGTCCGAAATCCCAGAAGACCACGCTCTCCA AATTCTCCAGATCCTTGCAGTAAGGGTAGCATGTGCCAGTGGACTTCCCGAATGCATGGAGATGGCCTCAAAGTGGTTTGCCACCTGGATGAACAACGGCACTAACCG CATTCACCCCAACCTGCGGATCCCAATCTACTGCTATGCTATCGCTGCCGGCGGGAGGAAGGAGTGGGAGTTTGCTTGGAACAAGTTTCAGAACACCAGTGACGTTGCAGAGAAATACCAGCTCCGATATGGTCTCTCTTGCACCACCAAGATCTGGCTGCTGAACAG ATACCTGGAGTACACTTTGGACCCTGACAGGATACGTCTGATGGAAGCTGTCTCCACCGTTAACTACATCGCAAAGAATGTGGCGGGGCAAGCGCTGGCCTGGAACTTCATCAGAGCACATTGGGACTACTTGGGACAGCT GGGTGGATCGATGCTGATCACAGGAGTGACCAGCAGATTCTCCAAACAATTTGAACTGGAGGAG CTGGAGCGATTTGCATCGGACTATGATCTGGGCTCTGCTGCCATGACGGTGGCCCAAGCAATCGAGCAAACCCGAGTCAACATCCAGTGGGTCAACGAGTACAAAGATACTATACTGGAGTGGTTTGAGAGAGAAGCATCTTCATAG
- the LOC137893880 gene encoding arpin-like isoform X2, producing MRTLTACGLRLGLKAVEAKGKSDRLSEMQLSAGVNKAALAKITDQHRPAGTWAFWYPESEMDKTELETGQDVRLKTRGDSPFIFSLAKVDGGTVTKCNFAGDEQARASWTDKIMANKAGAVDAPGGEGEGAEEEEWVKTWRHLGLLYTVLPVPLSNVMYRYLKGIFAILLASFYDLFSQSQFQTNSSLTIKS from the exons ATGAGAACTTTGACGGCGTGTGGTCTCCGTCTGGGTTTGAAAG CGGTGGAAGCTAAGGGGAAGTCAGACCGACTTTCAGAGATGCAGCTATCAGCAGGGGTGAATAAAGCAGCGCTGGCGAAGATAACCGATCAGCACCGGCCTGCCGGGACCTGGGCTTTCTGGTACCCAGAGTCAGAGATGGATAAAACCGAGCTGGAAACAGGACAGGATGTCCGACTGAAGACGAGAGGAGACAGTCCTTTCATTT TCTCCTTGGCCAAAGTGGATGGTGGCACGGTGACAAAGTGTAACTTTGCTGGAGATGAACAAGCCAGAGCATCGTGGACGGACAAGATTATGGCCAACAAAGCGGGTGCGGTCGACGCtcctggaggagagggggagggagcagaggaggaggaatgggtGAAGACATGGAGACATTTAGGCCTGTTATACACCGTCTTGCCTGTGCCTCTATCAAATGTCATGTACCGGTATCTAAAAGGCATCTTCGCCATACTGTTGGCATCATTCTATGATCTTTTTTCTCAGTCTCAATTTCAGACAAACTCTAGTTTGACTATAAAATCCTGA